In Thermococcus celericrescens, the genomic stretch TACCTCAAGGAAACCTACGGCGAGGACATACTCATAAGGCTCGCCGTTGACAAGATGAGGCACTGTAAGAACATCGTCATAGACGGCGTCCGCTCCGAGGGGGAGATAAAGGCCGTCAAGAGGCTCGGCGGAAAGGTCATCTACGTCGAGGCAAGGCCGGAGGTAAGGTTCGAGCGCCTGATGAGGAGGAAGGCGAGCAAGGACAAGGGCATCAAGAGCTTCGAGGACTTCAAGGCCATGGACGACGCCGAGGAGCGCTTATACCGCACGAGCGAGCTGAAGGGTTTAGCTGACTACGTGATAACCAACGAGGGAACGCTGGAGGGGCTGAGAGAGAAAGTCGAGGGGATAATTGAAGAAATCACAGGGAAGGTTTAAAGGAAGTTTCACCAAAGGATATTGGGTGGAACCATGGAGGAGATCATAGAGGCCGTGTACGAGAACGGCGTTCTGAAGCCTCTGAAAAAGCCCCATCTGCACGATCATGCAAGGGTGAGGATAAAAATCATCGAGACAGACTTAGATGAACTCCTTGACTCAATGGTTATCAGAAATGTTGGAAAAATCGACTACAAGCGCCTGAAGGAGGCGTACTATGAGTCGTTCTGAGGTCTTTGTGGATTCATCGGTTTTCGTTGGTCTGCACCTTGGGGATCCAAGGGCATTTACCCTTGCCATTCAGGACGGCCTTAAAGGGGCCTATGACTCCGACTTCGAGAGGATTCCCTTTCTGAAAACCTTCGAGGGATGAACCATGAAGCTCCTCATCATTGCCCCATGCCTCCTAAGCCCATTCTACGTCTACCGCGGGGCCAAAGGGAAGGAGTACAAGACGGCGAGGCTCCTGAGGGAGCTGATTGGAGAGCTCGGCGAGGACTGGCAGGTTCTAGCTTATCCGTGCCCCGAATACGAGCTGATGGGCTGGCCGAGGGCACCGGCAAGCAGAGAAGTTTACGAGAGGCTCGGCATGCGCGAGAGGGCAAAGATAATAGCGGACTTCATAGGGCGGGTTCTGACAGAGGAAAGGCCCGAGAAGGTCGTCTTCGTTGGGGTCAAAGGCTCCCCAACCTGCGGGGTCTTCCACACGAGTTCGAGC encodes the following:
- a CDS encoding AAA family ATPase, with amino-acid sequence MIVGVVGKIAAGKTTVAEFFEEKGFCRVSCSDPLIDLLTHNVSDYSWIPELPEKAEPTRDRLIEFGKYLKETYGEDILIRLAVDKMRHCKNIVIDGVRSEGEIKAVKRLGGKVIYVEARPEVRFERLMRRKASKDKGIKSFEDFKAMDDAEERLYRTSELKGLADYVITNEGTLEGLREKVEGIIEEITGKV
- a CDS encoding antitoxin family protein, encoding MEEIIEAVYENGVLKPLKKPHLHDHARVRIKIIETDLDELLDSMVIRNVGKIDYKRLKEAYYESF